The Deltaproteobacteria bacterium genome segment ATATTTGGGGACCGGAGGTGCGGGGCGTATGAAGTCAAAACCCCTGGCCGTGATATTACTGAGCGGCGGGCTGGATAGCTGTGTAACCGCTGCCTTCGCCCGGCAGCAGTATGATCTGGCTCTGTTTCACGCCAATTACGGCCAGCGTACGGTGACCCGGGAACTCCGGGCCTTTCGGGAGCAGGCCGCCTATTTTCAGGCCTGCCGTACCCTGGAGGCTGATCTACCATTTGTAGGGGCCATCGGCGGTTCCAGTCTGACCGATAAAGAGCGTCCGATTCCCACGCAGGAAGAACCTCCGGCGAAGCTGCCCTCAACCTATGTCCCTTTTCGCAACACCATCCTGATCGCTGCCGCGGTGGCCTGGGCCGAAACCCTGGAAGCGTCGGCCATCTTTATCGGGGCCAATGAGATCGACAGTCCGGGCTACCCGGATTGCCGCCCGGAGTACTTCGCGGCCTTAAATCAATTGATTGACCTGGGCACTGCTCCAGAAACCAAAATTGTCGTTCATACTCCCCTGATCCGGCTAGATAAGGCTGGAATCATTCGGCTGGGGCTGAAGCTAAAAGCTCCCCTGGAACTCACCTGGTCGTGTTACCAGAATGAGGATCGGGGCTGCGGTTGCTGCTCCTCCTGCCGCTTGCGTTTGAGGGGGTTTGCGGCGGTCGGCGTCCCTGATCCCATCCCTTATGTGGAGGGAGCCTGACTGTCCCCTTGTTAAGCAACCTCCTCCAGATGTTATTACTCAGGTCATTAAATAAGTGAATTTGGGTTGGGAAAAAACAGCTCTCCCAAACCCACTCCCCCAACCCCTTAAGGGGGGTTGGGAAGGAAGCTGGCGGGTTCAGGACCTGTTGCCGCTGGCCTTCCGGCTGCCGCCTCCCGGAAAAAATAAGGGGAAGAGAGTCATCACCCCCTTCCCCTGATCACTGTCCGGCAAGGGTTTCTTGCACCGGTGGTCAACGGTTTAGTACATGCCACCCATCCCAGCTCCTGGAGGCATCGGCGGGGTTTCCTCTTTCTTGGGAATCTCCGCCACCATGGCCTCGGTGGTGAGCAGCAGCGAGGATACCGAAGCGGCATTCTGTAAGGCAAAGCGGCAGACCTTGGTGGGGTCGATGACTCCGGCCGCCACCAAATCTTCATATCCCCCGGTTTCGGCATTAAATCCAAAGGCGCCGGTTTCTTTCTTGATGTGTTCGGCCACTACCGAGCCTTCGAAACCGGCATTGTTGGCCAGTTGCCGGGTCGGCTCTTCCAGAGCCCGCAGGACCGTGTTGATCCCCAACTGCTCGTCGTGGTTATCCAGTTTGAGTTCCTGCAGGGCCGGGATGCAGCGCATCATGGAAACACCACCGCCTGGGACAATGCCTTCCTCGACCGCCGCCCGGGTAGCATTTAAGGCGTCTTCGACGCGGGCCTTCTTTTCCTTCATTTCAATCTCGGTAGCCGCGCCGACGCGGATGACTGCCACGCCGCCGACCAGTTTGGCCAACCGTTCCTGCATCTTTTCCCGATCATAGTCAGAGGTAGTTTCATCGATCTGGACGCGCAGCTGTTTGACCCGACCTTCGATCTTCTCCCGGGCCCCGCCGCCGTCAATAATGGTGGTGTTGTCCCGATCAATATTGATCTTTTTAGCGGTGCCGAGGTCTTTTAAGGTCACATTTTCCAGCTTCAGACCCAGGTCTTCAGAGACCACCTGGCCGCCGGTGAGGATAGCGATATCTTCCAGCATGGCCTTGCGCCGGTCGCCAAAACCGGGGGCCTTGACCGCCGCTACCTGGAGAGTACCCCGCAGTTTGTTCACGACCAGGGTAGCCAGGGCTTCACCTTCGACATCTTCGGCGATAATCAGCAGCGGTTTGCCCATCTTGGCGATCTGCTCCAGCAAGGGCAGCAGGTCCTTCATGGCGCTGACTTTCTTTTCATGGATGAGAATAAGCGGCTCATCCAGATTAACTTCCATTTTTTCCGCATTGGTGACAAAGTACGGGGAGATATAACCCCGGTCAAACTGCATGCCTTCAACCACTTCCAGGGTAGTCTCCATGCCCTTAGCTTCTTCGACCGTAATGACGCCTTCTTTACCGACCTTGCTCATGGCCTCGGCAATAATATTGCCGATCCCGGGATCATTGTTGGCGCTGATGGTGCCGACCTGGGCAATCTCCTTCTGATCTTTGGTAGGCTTGGAAATCTTTTTGAGTTCGCTGACCACTACGTCCACGGCCCGGTCGATACCCCGTTTGAGGGCCATAGGATTGACCCCCGCAGCAACCAGCTTGGAACCCTCCTGATAGATCGACTGGGCCAGAATAGTAGCGGTGGTGGTCCCATCGCCGGCCACATCCGAGGTCTTCGAGGCCACTTCCTTGACCATCTGGGCGCCCATGTTTTCAAACTTATCTTCCAACTCGATCTCTTTGGCGACCGTTACTCCGTCCTTGGTGATAACCGGAGCCCCGAAGGATTTTTCCAGGATAACATTTCGACCCTTAGGACCCAGAGTGACCTTGACGGCGTCGGCCAGGGTGTTGACCCCGCGCAGCATGGCCTCCCGGGCCTTGACATTATACTTTATCTCTTTTGCTGCCATATAAACTCTTCCTCCTTAACGAATTTTCCTATCAGAGAATATTGGTGGGTAAATGGGGAGAATTACCGGATTGTATGATTCAATCTTCGATGATGGCCAGAATATCATCCTCCCGCATCATCAAGTATTCTTCGCCTTCCAACTTGATTTCGGTGCCAGCGTATTTACCGAACAAGATCCGATCGCCCTCTTTGACGCTCATGGGCATACGTTCACCTTTGTCGGAAATCTTGCCCGCACCCACAGCCATAATCCGGCCCTCAATGGGCTTTTCCTTGGCGGTGTCGGGAATATAAATTCCCCCTTTGGTCATCTGGGTCTCCTCCAGTCGCTTGACCAGAACACGATCATTCAACGGTTTGATTTTCATAAAATGACCTCCTCAATATAGATTCATAAGCTTAGGCATGATTAGCACTCCTTGGAAAAGAGTGCTATTAATATTTAATCATTCCCCTGGAAAAATCAAGGGGAGGGATAAAAAATTTTTTTATTTTCTCCCGGCTCAGAAAAATTCACCGGGATGCAGTGAAGGGACAAGGGCAGTTAAGCTCAGGGAGCAATGGGACTGGCCGAATCGCCTAAAAAGTACACCAAAAAACAGCGGCGGGATTAATTCAGCGGCAACTCGCCGATCTTCCTGGTTCTCCTGGCACTAGCAACAAAGTTTAGAAGTCTTTCACTTGGCCCGGGCCAGGACCCGCGCCTTGCGAACTAACCGCACCGTGGACTTCTTTTGGTTTTCAGCGGGCTTTGATCCACTGGAGACTTTACGGACTACCTTGGGGGTAGCCTTCTTGATCTTCTGAATATTGGACGAATCTACCTTTTTTGAAGTCGCTCGCTTCGCCTGACTTACCTTTTTGGAGTTGTAACGCGTTACTGGTTTTTGCTGCCAGCTGGGAAATATTGAGGCAACCACGGGCCCGGATTTCTTGGTCTGTTGGCGCTTGGCCACTGTCGTAGATTTGGTCGAAGTCGAACGGGAGGCTTTGGCAGCTACTGAACGGGAGCGTTTGGAGAGTACCGAACGGTGGCCTTTACTAGCCACTGACCGATAACGTTTATTAGAGGCCGAACGGGCCTGTTTGCCAGGCACCAGGAGGATTTGGCCCCGCTTAATGTCCCGGCCTCGTCGCAATCCATTGAGTGCCAGTATTTTGGCCGGGCTGGTCCGATAGCGGCGGGCTATGCGGTTGACCGTGTCGCCGCGTTTCACCCGGTAGCGAAGACTGGCTTTACTACGTCCTTTAGTCTGGACACCTCGAACTTTATGACCCGTCCGCCTGGCCCAATAGGTTCTTTTGGGTGTATGGGCCCTGGCCACCTCAATATTTCTCACAAAAGCTTCTTTTTTGCCGTAAGGCACTTTCAACAGGTAGGCGGAATAATTAGGTGGGGTTGTCCCCCGTTTCAGTTCCGGATTGAGAGCACATAACTGCTTATAATCATCACCAGTGGCAATGGCCGCTAGTTTAAGGGAAGTGGGCTTTTTTACCTTGACAATTTCATATTTCAAGGGCGGCAGGTAACAGATATTATCAAACCCATATTTCTTGGGATTTTTGGCAATGATTGTAGCGGCGATCATCTGCGGGACATAGTTTTTGGTCTCCGAGGGTAAGCAGTTATCCGAAGACAGGTCCCAGAAATTTTTTAGGTGAGCGTTTTTATCAATTTCTCTCTGGACCCGACCTTCGCCACAATTATAGCTGGCTGCAGCGAGATACCAGGAACCGAATCTTTTGTATAAATCGAGGAGGTAATGGGCCGCAGCACGCGTGGCTTTTTCTGGGTCACGACGTTCATCGACATACCTGTTGATCATTAGGCCATAGCGTCGCCCCGTAGCCCGGATGAATTGCCACATACCGCAGGCATGGGCGTGGGAGTAAGCCCGGTTATTAAAGCCGCTTTCAATCATGGCCAGATAGGCTAAATCCTCGGGCAGGCCGTATTCGTTAAAAATTTTTTTAATCATCGGGAGATAGCGCGTGGAGCGGGCCAGATAACGGCGGAAAACCTCTTTCCGTTTGGTGCAGAAGTATGCGATATAATTACGTACCTGTTTGTTAAGATGGATGGGCATATCATATTTGGTTTGCAGGCCCCATTTTTTTAATTCTTCCGCTAAATTGTTCTCCAATCCCGGAATGGGATATTTGGCATATAGTTCATCCAGTTGTTGATCGCTCAGATCTCCCGCCAGGGGCTCTTCGCCTTCATCTTCAAGATCACTATAAAACTGATCTACGGGACAGGTTTGGGCAGAACTTGATTGATCAGGGACATAATTCCGATTGCCGCTACAGCCGGCTAGCAGCCACAAAATCGCCACTGCCAAGTAGCCAAGTCGTTTCATTTAACACTCCTATGCTGCAGGCGCGCTGCCCCTGTTATGAATTGGTAGGCTGATTTATGTGATAGGTAAACGTTCCCTTTGCCCCCTTCCCCAAGGCAAAGGAAAGGCGAAGTGCAAAAATTCCCTGACTAAACATTAAGCCCCTTATTAGCACAGATTTTAGTGGAATTGCAAGCAAAAAAACTTATCTTTCTAATTTTAAATGGGATTTTAAAACCTATCCTGATTTTTTGCCCTAAGCCGGAAGAGGTGTTATCATGGCTGACATACTTCCAGCGCTACTTGCCTAGAAAGGAGTGTCTACAAGGATGAATTGCCGAAATTTTCTCTCCTGGACCTGGGGCGGCTTAGGGGCGGCTACGTTAGCGGTCTCCATCTGGGGGTTGGCCCGGGGGCTGGAGCCTTTTGCCTCCTGGTTTTACTCCTTTGCCTGGTGGTCCTATATCCTCTTGGTCGATTGCTTGATCTATCAACTCCAAGGCCGCTCCCTGCTAGTCAACCGTTTCCCAGAGTTTTTGGCCCTGCTGCCGGCCTCCATAACCTGCTGGCTGATCTTTGAGGCCTTCAATCTGTCCCTGGGCAACTGGCATTACCTTGGCTTGCCCTCAGCCTGGTGGCTGCGTTGGCCCAGTTATCTGATCGCCTATGCTACGGTTTTCCCCGCTCTTTTTCAAACCGCCGCGGTTTTGGAAGCCGTGGGCCTGTTCCGCCAGGTCCAGGGACGACCTCGGCCTATAGGTCAGGGCTGGTATACCACCTTTGTTTTAGTTGGCGCGTTCTGCCTGGTCTGGCCCCTTATCCTGCCGCGTTATGGTTTTCCGCTCGTCTGGCTGGGCTTTATCTTCCTGCTGGAACCATTCTGCCATTTAGGAGGAGGCAAATCCCTGGTGGGGCTTTGGGCCCAAGGGGAACGGCGGGAGCTCCTGCTGCTGCTCAGCGCCGGTCTGATCTGTGGATTTTTATGGGAATTGTGGAATTACTGGGCCATTTCCAAGTGGGTTTATACCCTACCTTTTTTCAACTGGGGCAGAGTCTTTGAAATGCCGATATTGGGTTATCTGGGATTCCCCCCTTTTGCGGTGGAATGCGCCGTGATGTATAATTTTATTCAATTGCTGCGCACCAAGGTGTGGCAAACCCGGCAGGCCCGCTGGCTCTGGGGGCTGAGCCAGGTCGGTTTCTGGATAATAATGTTGTGGGCTATAGATAAATGGACGGTAATATGCTTTCGGGGGTGATGAACTGCGAAACAGTATGCCGGCCTTATTAGTACGAGCATTTAAAGGGTTAATTTGAGGGGAGGGCCGGGGGACCCCTGGCCCCCTCTCCCCAGAGCCGTTTTTTCTAATACCGATTCATTTATTTTATGACCTGAGTAATAACCAGGTCAGCAGGGAATCAGATATAATAATAAGGATGGCAGCAAACCCAAAACTTTACCCGGTCAGTCTGGGCTGTGCCAAAAATCGGGTCGATACCGAAATCATGTTGGGCCTGTTATCCCGGGCCGGTTGGGAAATCGTCTCCCAGGCAGCGACTGCCGATGTCCTGCTGGTCAATACCTGTGGTTTTATCGCTCCGGCCAGCCAGGAGTCGATTGATACAGTATTGGAGTTAGCCGCCTACAAACAGGCCGATCCTAAGAAGCGGCTGGTAGTCACCGGCTGCCTGGCTCAACGTTACCGTACAGAACTGCCAGCCCTGCTTCCCGAGGTCGATGCCTTTATCGGGGTCAATGATTTCCCCCAGATTGTGCGGATTTTAGCCCATTTGAACCAGAGGCATGAGACCTCGACCTTTTGCCAGGCCCCTTGCTATGGGTATCAGGAGATAGGGCCTCGTCTGCTCACCACCCCTTTTTACAGTGCTTACCTGAAAATTGCCGAGGGTTGCAGTCATCGCTGTACATACTGTACTATTCCCCAAATCCGCGGTCCGTTTCGGAGTCGTCCTCTGGAGGTAATCCTCCAAGAGGCCAGAAACCTGAGCGCCCAAGGGGTCTGCGAACTCAATCTGATCGCCCAGGATACCACCGCTTATGGCCTGGACTGGGGTGAACCGCACCAATTACCCAAGCTTTTGGAGGGCTTATGCCAGATTCCTGGAATACACTGGCTGCGGCTGCTCTATAGCCACCCGGCCCGGATTACTCCGGAACTACTAACGGTAATGGCTGATCATCCTCAGATCTGTCCCTACCTGGACCTCCCCCTCCAGCATGTCAACGATCAATTGTTGAAGCGCATGGGACGCGGCTATAATAAAAAAGTCATCTTGGACACCATCGACCGCAGCCGCCGGGTGCTTCCCCAAGCCGCCCTACGGACCACCGTAATGGTCGGCTTTCCCGGCGAGACTGAGGACCAATTTGCCGAATTATGCCAGGTAATTGAGCAGATCGGATTCGATCATCTGGGGGTATTTGAATTTCAACCCGAGGAGGGCACCCCGGCCTGTGGTTTCACCGATCAGGTTCCGGTCCGCCTGGCCCGGCAGCGGGCCCGGCAGCTCATGGCCCTCCAGGCAAGGTTAGTCAAGAAAAAACTGCGCTCCCTGGTCGGCACCGTCCAGGAGGTATTAGTCGAGGGACCCAGCCCCGAGACCGAGCTGCTGCTTTGCGGCCGCCTGGCTACCCAGGCCCCGGAGGTGGACGGGCAGGTCTATATCACTGCCGGGGATGGCCAAATCGGGCAGATTCAACCCGTTCGGATCACCTCCGCTCATACCTATGATCTGGTAGGAGAAATCATCGCTCCTATCCAGAAAAGGATTATGGACAAAAGATAAAATTGACAAGCAAAATTTTTCCGCATATCTTTATAAGTTACCAAGTATTCAGAAATTTGCCTCTATGAATCGCAATAAACTATTTAAGACCTTAAAGACCGACATCGACCGGATCAATCAGGCTCTGGAGAGTAATCTGTCTTCCCATGTCCAGATGATTTCTGAGGTGGGGAGACATATTTTACTCAGTGGCGGCAAACGCATCCGGCCCTTATTGTTTCTGCTGTCGGCACGCATGTGCGGTTGCCAGGAAGATCATCTTCCCGATATTTCAACTGTTTTCGAATATCTGCACGCTGCCACCCTGCTTCACGACGATGTAGTTGATGCTGCCACGGTGCGGCGGGGGTTATCGTCGGCCAACATGATCTGGGGTAACCAGGCGGTCATCCTGGTTGGTGATTTTCTTCTCTCCAAGGCATTGGGCATCGCGGTCTCTACCAACCGGATCAGGATAATGCAGGTGCTGGCCCAGACCACCATCCAGATGGCCGAAGGGGAAATCCTGCAGCTTATTCACATCGGTAATCTGGATAAGACAGAAGCAGATTATTTTGAGGTCATTACCCGCAAGACCGCCATCCTGATGTCGGCCGCCTGCCAGATCGGGGCCATTTTAGGAGGGGTGCCGCCGGCCCAGGAATCGGCCTTGAGGGACTTTGGACTTAATCTGGGCATAACCTTTCAGATCGTCGATGATATTCTGGACTATACCGGCAATATTGAGGAATTAGGCAAGCCGGTCGGCAATGATCTCAAAGAGGGGAAAATTACCCTGCCTTTAATCCATGCGCTGTCCCACGCACAGGCAGAGGACCGACAACGCCTCCAGGAGTTGGCCAAATCTACCGACCGGCAGGAAATTACCCGGGAGCTACGACCGATCCTGCATCAATATGGTTCTTTGGATCACGCTCGACAACAGGCCCAGCACTATACCACCCGGGCTCAAGAATTTTTGAAAATTTTTCCTCCCTCCCGTGAGAAAACCATCTTCATGGAGATTACCAATTACCTGGTAGAGCGGACTTTTTAAACCACTCATGCTAACCCTAGCTCAGGTTGCCGAATCCTGACATGAGGGTTATTGCCGACCCTTAATCTCCTGTTCCAGATCTTGGAGGCGTTTTTCCAGGTTCTCCAAGTCAGCCTGGCGGGCCAATCCCATCTCCGTAATGATCTTTTTAACCAACTCCTTGAGCTGCTCCCGTAAGGCCTGTTGCTCAACCTGAGCCTTTTCAATGATTTGCTCCACCGCCTGGGAGCGATCTTGCTGGCTCAGTTCGCCCCGCTTGACCATCTCATCAACCAGGCCCTCAACCTTCTCTTTGGTAAAATCCCACAAACCCAGGCCAAAATGCACGGTTTTACGCCAGAACTCTTCCATCTTGCCTGCCCCTTTCGCCTGATCTTTATAATAATCGGTAAACTTTTAATACTCAGGTCATAAAATAACTGAATTGGGAACAGAGGATAACTTAAATCTACACTGCCACCCGCAGGCCGTCTTCGGCCCGGATGATCTCTCCGGAATAGTGCTGGGCGCAGGCGGCCACCACATCCATCTGGTCGCAGGGTGGATAGAAATGGGTCAGAACCAACCGGGGGACCCCGGTCCGGGCTGCCAGTAGCCCGGCATCCGTGGGGGTGAGATGACCCGGAATCTTGGTAGGATTAGCCGCCTCCAGAATCAACAGGTCGGCCCCGGTCGCCAGCTTGACCAGGGAGTCACTCAAATCCGTATCCCCGGAATAGACCACCGACTTCCCTTCGGCTTCGACCCGGAAGCCAATGCTGCTGGCGATGTGCTTGACCGGGGCAGTTTTAATGATCAGATCATCCCAGCGAACCTCATCCGGACCAGCAGTTGATAGTTCCTTAACCTTCATCAGCCCTGGGGGCGGCTCAATCCAGTCGCCGAAGGCCTCTTTCAGACCGCGGAAAAAATCTTTAAACCCCTGGGCCGCCAGCAGCCAGATGGGAGTCTGGCGATGATAGCCCAGAGAATAGTGGGTGGCAAACAGAAAAGGGGCGAGATCCCCAACATGGTCGACATGAAAGTGGCTGAGGCCGATAATGTCGATCATGGTGAAATCGAGGTCCACCGTGAGTAAGGCCCGCAAGGTCCCCGCCCCCAGGTCCAACAGCACCACCTGTCCGGCCGCCTTGAGGGCCACGGCGGGCGCGCCCCGGCGCCGTGAGGGCACCGCGGTTCCTGAACCGATAATAATAACTTCCACTGCTTCCTCTTTCTGGTTACCTGGGGCAGCGTCGATAATGGACCGGGCCGGTGTTACCGGCAAACCGGTCAAGCACCGTCCACGTGGGCCATTTCGCTGACAAAAAACCAGTCGGCGGGATCAGCCAGATAATTATGATAATCCAGCAGAGCTAAATAATGGCCCCGTTCTTCGTTGACCAGGCTCAAGAAAAAGCGACGTTCCATGGGGGTGGCGGCTTCCCGGGCCAGTTTATTGTAATAGGCCACGCTTTGTTCTTCCATATCCATCCCCAGTTTCAGGGCCTTGAGATCATCGGCATTGCCCTGCCCCATGGTTTCCTTGGCCAGTGCTTTGCCAAAGACATTGGGGTCATGATGGGGCTGCTCAAAGCTGCACATGGTTTCCGACCACTTAGGGTCTTTCTCCAGGGCCTGATAAATTTCCCTGATTTTTTGGATATGGTATTCTTCAGATTTGGCCAGATACTCAAAAATTTCCCGGGTTCCCGGAGTCTTGGCCTGTTTTGCGGCCTGTTGATAAAACTTCTGGCCGTCGATTTCCATCTGCACGGCATCCTTTAAGGCGTCGATCATGCAACTTATGTCCTGGGCCATGGCTTACTTTCCTTCCTTATTTAAAAGTCGATATTATAATAAATTATGTCAGCAGCAGCCGGATGTCAAACAATCTAGGGTTTTTCAAGAGCTCTAAAACTTCTCCGACCAGGTTTGAGGTTCTATTTTGCTGGCAGTTGATATTGTATTCCCTGGACGGGGAAATCAGCCCCGGACTTTCTTGCCAGATAACGCTTTATATGCTAAAAAATCTGCAGGAAGGGCTATCATGACACCGGAGCAATTGCGCCAGCTTTTCTCTTTTCCACCCTTGACTGCCGCGGTGGCGGCTGATCTCATCCCGGCCGCAGTGCTGGCGCCGCTTTTCTTCCAGGACGCAGCTTTACAGGTGCTTTTTACCCAACGCACCGACACGGTCAAATCTCATCAGGGCCAGGTTTCCTTTCCGGGTGGCGTCCAGGCTCCGCAAGATAACAGCTTTCTGGCCACGGCCCTGAGGGAGGCCCAGGAAGAGATCGGTCTGCAACCTGAGATGGTCGAGGTGTTGGGGGCTTTGCCCCCCATCAGCACCGTCACCGGCTACCAGATTTATGGCTTCGTCGGCCTGATCCCCTTTCCCTATGACTTCCAGATTAACCGCCAGGAAGTAGACCGACTCATTATCTTGCCGGTCAGACCCCTGCTGGAGCCAGAGCGCTGGTCCATCCGACCTTATGAATGGCAGGGACAGACCTTCTCGGCATTTTTTTGCCAATATCAGGAGATTACCGTTTGGGGGGCTACAGCGCGCATCCTGATCGAGATCTTGACTCGGATTGACCCTGATTTCCATCCTGGCCCGGATTGAAGGTGGTTGGGCTGCTCTTCCCATTCCATCCGCAAAACACAGCTCTTAAATTCAAAATTTTAGATAACCTGGAGGCTCGAAGAAGGACCGGTGGAATTTTCTAAATGGTCAATGTTAACCGATCAGGCCTGGTCGGTAGGCTAGACCGAGGGAGAAACGGTAGCGTTCAGCAGGCGGACCACCGCCAAGTCAGGAAAGTAGTCGATAATGTTATAGCCGGCGTAGGCCTGGTCCAGACGAAACAGGCAATCCAGGGACAACCCCAGGGCTTCACAGATAATGATCCGATTGATGCCGGCATGGGCGACGATCAGAAATTGTTCCCCCTCATGGCGCTGCCGCAGGCGTTCCAGGGCCGGGATGACCCGGGCGTGAACATCCGCCAGGCTTTCGCCGCCGGGAATACGATAATTGGTCAGATCTTGGAACCGGCTTTGCAATTCCTGAGGGTAGCGCTGGGCGATCTGGGCAAAGCTCAAGCCTTCCCAGATGCCAAAATTAAGCTCCCGGAACTCTGGCAGCGGCTGCACCGGC includes the following:
- a CDS encoding histidine phosphatase family protein gives rise to the protein MMQLKALTKDQDVKPTRLYLARHGQVADGHTHIYNGHNDVALSPFGVRQFEALAEHWRHLPLAAIYASDRLRAQRGAEIIARDRGLPVQPLPEFRELNFGIWEGLSFAQIAQRYPQELQSRFQDLTNYRIPGGESLADVHARVIPALERLRQRHEGEQFLIVAHAGINRIIICEALGLSLDCLFRLDQAYAGYNIIDYFPDLAVVRLLNATVSPSV
- the rimO gene encoding 30S ribosomal protein S12 methylthiotransferase RimO, coding for MAANPKLYPVSLGCAKNRVDTEIMLGLLSRAGWEIVSQAATADVLLVNTCGFIAPASQESIDTVLELAAYKQADPKKRLVVTGCLAQRYRTELPALLPEVDAFIGVNDFPQIVRILAHLNQRHETSTFCQAPCYGYQEIGPRLLTTPFYSAYLKIAEGCSHRCTYCTIPQIRGPFRSRPLEVILQEARNLSAQGVCELNLIAQDTTAYGLDWGEPHQLPKLLEGLCQIPGIHWLRLLYSHPARITPELLTVMADHPQICPYLDLPLQHVNDQLLKRMGRGYNKKVILDTIDRSRRVLPQAALRTTVMVGFPGETEDQFAELCQVIEQIGFDHLGVFEFQPEEGTPACGFTDQVPVRLARQRARQLMALQARLVKKKLRSLVGTVQEVLVEGPSPETELLLCGRLATQAPEVDGQVYITAGDGQIGQIQPVRITSAHTYDLVGEIIAPIQKRIMDKR
- a CDS encoding MBL fold metallo-hydrolase, yielding MTGLPVTPARSIIDAAPGNQKEEAVEVIIIGSGTAVPSRRRGAPAVALKAAGQVVLLDLGAGTLRALLTVDLDFTMIDIIGLSHFHVDHVGDLAPFLFATHYSLGYHRQTPIWLLAAQGFKDFFRGLKEAFGDWIEPPPGLMKVKELSTAGPDEVRWDDLIIKTAPVKHIASSIGFRVEAEGKSVVYSGDTDLSDSLVKLATGADLLILEAANPTKIPGHLTPTDAGLLAARTGVPRLVLTHFYPPCDQMDVVAACAQHYSGEIIRAEDGLRVAV
- a CDS encoding CoA pyrophosphatase, whose amino-acid sequence is MTPEQLRQLFSFPPLTAAVAADLIPAAVLAPLFFQDAALQVLFTQRTDTVKSHQGQVSFPGGVQAPQDNSFLATALREAQEEIGLQPEMVEVLGALPPISTVTGYQIYGFVGLIPFPYDFQINRQEVDRLIILPVRPLLEPERWSIRPYEWQGQTFSAFFCQYQEITVWGATARILIEILTRIDPDFHPGPD
- the groES gene encoding co-chaperone GroES; the encoded protein is MKIKPLNDRVLVKRLEETQMTKGGIYIPDTAKEKPIEGRIMAVGAGKISDKGERMPMSVKEGDRILFGKYAGTEIKLEGEEYLMMREDDILAIIED
- a CDS encoding transglycosylase SLT domain-containing protein, producing the protein MKRLGYLAVAILWLLAGCSGNRNYVPDQSSSAQTCPVDQFYSDLEDEGEEPLAGDLSDQQLDELYAKYPIPGLENNLAEELKKWGLQTKYDMPIHLNKQVRNYIAYFCTKRKEVFRRYLARSTRYLPMIKKIFNEYGLPEDLAYLAMIESGFNNRAYSHAHACGMWQFIRATGRRYGLMINRYVDERRDPEKATRAAAHYLLDLYKRFGSWYLAAASYNCGEGRVQREIDKNAHLKNFWDLSSDNCLPSETKNYVPQMIAATIIAKNPKKYGFDNICYLPPLKYEIVKVKKPTSLKLAAIATGDDYKQLCALNPELKRGTTPPNYSAYLLKVPYGKKEAFVRNIEVARAHTPKRTYWARRTGHKVRGVQTKGRSKASLRYRVKRGDTVNRIARRYRTSPAKILALNGLRRGRDIKRGQILLVPGKQARSASNKRYRSVASKGHRSVLSKRSRSVAAKASRSTSTKSTTVAKRQQTKKSGPVVASIFPSWQQKPVTRYNSKKVSQAKRATSKKVDSSNIQKIKKATPKVVRKVSSGSKPAENQKKSTVRLVRKARVLARAK
- a CDS encoding ferritin family protein, translated to MAQDISCMIDALKDAVQMEIDGQKFYQQAAKQAKTPGTREIFEYLAKSEEYHIQKIREIYQALEKDPKWSETMCSFEQPHHDPNVFGKALAKETMGQGNADDLKALKLGMDMEEQSVAYYNKLAREAATPMERRFFLSLVNEERGHYLALLDYHNYLADPADWFFVSEMAHVDGA
- a CDS encoding polyprenyl synthetase family protein, encoding MNRNKLFKTLKTDIDRINQALESNLSSHVQMISEVGRHILLSGGKRIRPLLFLLSARMCGCQEDHLPDISTVFEYLHAATLLHDDVVDAATVRRGLSSANMIWGNQAVILVGDFLLSKALGIAVSTNRIRIMQVLAQTTIQMAEGEILQLIHIGNLDKTEADYFEVITRKTAILMSAACQIGAILGGVPPAQESALRDFGLNLGITFQIVDDILDYTGNIEELGKPVGNDLKEGKITLPLIHALSHAQAEDRQRLQELAKSTDRQEITRELRPILHQYGSLDHARQQAQHYTTRAQEFLKIFPPSREKTIFMEITNYLVERTF
- the queC gene encoding 7-cyano-7-deazaguanine synthase QueC, with protein sequence MKSKPLAVILLSGGLDSCVTAAFARQQYDLALFHANYGQRTVTRELRAFREQAAYFQACRTLEADLPFVGAIGGSSLTDKERPIPTQEEPPAKLPSTYVPFRNTILIAAAVAWAETLEASAIFIGANEIDSPGYPDCRPEYFAALNQLIDLGTAPETKIVVHTPLIRLDKAGIIRLGLKLKAPLELTWSCYQNEDRGCGCCSSCRLRLRGFAAVGVPDPIPYVEGA
- the groL gene encoding chaperonin GroEL (60 kDa chaperone family; promotes refolding of misfolded polypeptides especially under stressful conditions; forms two stacked rings of heptamers to form a barrel-shaped 14mer; ends can be capped by GroES; misfolded proteins enter the barrel where they are refolded when GroES binds) → MAAKEIKYNVKAREAMLRGVNTLADAVKVTLGPKGRNVILEKSFGAPVITKDGVTVAKEIELEDKFENMGAQMVKEVASKTSDVAGDGTTTATILAQSIYQEGSKLVAAGVNPMALKRGIDRAVDVVVSELKKISKPTKDQKEIAQVGTISANNDPGIGNIIAEAMSKVGKEGVITVEEAKGMETTLEVVEGMQFDRGYISPYFVTNAEKMEVNLDEPLILIHEKKVSAMKDLLPLLEQIAKMGKPLLIIAEDVEGEALATLVVNKLRGTLQVAAVKAPGFGDRRKAMLEDIAILTGGQVVSEDLGLKLENVTLKDLGTAKKINIDRDNTTIIDGGGAREKIEGRVKQLRVQIDETTSDYDREKMQERLAKLVGGVAVIRVGAATEIEMKEKKARVEDALNATRAAVEEGIVPGGGVSMMRCIPALQELKLDNHDEQLGINTVLRALEEPTRQLANNAGFEGSVVAEHIKKETGAFGFNAETGGYEDLVAAGVIDPTKVCRFALQNAASVSSLLLTTEAMVAEIPKKEETPPMPPGAGMGGMY